The Salegentibacter sp. Hel_I_6 region ATCAACGGCCTTCCGCTCATCGTTTTTGAATTTAAAAATATGTTCGATGCCGAAATTGGCGTAGATAACGCACACCGGCAAATTGGACATTACCTGCAGGATATTCCGCAGCTGTTTGATTACAATGCCATCACGGTAGTTTCAGATGGGCTTGAAACCCTGCACGGGATGTACAACTCTTCCCTGAAGTGGTTTGCTCCGTGGAAAAGTCTGCACGGGGATGACCTTCAGCAGAAACAGGAACTTCAGCTGGAGACCTTGCTGAAGGGATTATTTCCGAAGAAAACCTTATTAAACTACCTGCAAAACTTCATTTTCCACGAAGACCACAACGGGAAAATAATCAAGAAAGGCGCAAAATACCACCAGTACTGGGGCATCAAAAAAGCGGTGGACAGCGCGGTGGAAAATATAAAACCCACGGGTGACGGCCGGCTGGGAGTGATATGGCACACGCAGGGATCGGGCAAAAGCATTTCGATGGCCATCCTTACCGGGATCCTGAGGCAAATGCCCGAAATGAAAAATCCCACCATCCTCATCCAGGTTGACCGCAATGACCTGGACCAGCAACTCTATGAGAATTTTGTGCTGTGCAAAGACCTGGTGGGCCACGTACAACACGCCGATACCACAGATGAGCTGCGCGCCCTGCTGAGCACCGATGGCGGTGGGGTGATCTTTACCACCATTGAGAAATTTCGGTTAAAAGAACTGGCTTCGGGAAAAGAGCTCTCCCACCCTGTACTTTCTGAACGGTACAACCTTATCGTGATGGCAGATGAAGCCCACCGCACCCAGTACGGGTTCCATAGCGGCGGCTTTGCGCAGAACATAAGACGCGCCCTGCCCAATGCCTCCTTTATTGGCTTCACCGGAACTCCCGTAGATGGCAAAGATGCCGATACCCAACAGGTATTTGGCCCCACCATTCACACCTACGATATCAAACAGGCCGTGGAAGACGGTGCCACGGTGCCCATTTATTACGAGCCAAAAATGGTTCCGCTCAACATCAAAGCCAAATATGACAAGGAACTGGATGAAATGGAAGAAGATGAGGACGAGGAGAACAATGCCGTTTGGGCCGCGATAGAAGATGCCGCCGGGGCTGCTGACCGCGTGGAGAGGGTTGCCAAAGACATCCTCACCCATTTTAAGGCCAGGACCGAAAGCCTGGAAGGCAAAGCGATGATCGTGTGTATGAGCCGCAAGAACTGCGTAAAAATGTACAATGCGCTTAGCGCACTTAAAGGATGCCCTGAAATAGCCGTGATAATGACCGGAAACATCAGCAAAGATCCTACAGACTGGAATCCTCACATACGGACCAAAGATGCGATGGAAGCCGTAAAAAAGCGTTTCCGCACGCCTGAGGATCCACTGCAAATTGTAATTGTCCGGGATATGTGGTTAACAGGATTTGATGCACCCTGTGCCCATACAATGTATGTAGATAAGATCATGAAAGGCCATAACCTGATGCAGGCTATTGCAAGGGTGAACCGGGTTTTTGAAGATAAACCTAATGGTTTGGTAGTAGATTTCATCGGAATTTCCGGATTTCTGGCTGAAGCCACAAAGAAATATACCGCTGGCGGCGGGGAAGGAAAACCAACCCTGGATCTTGAAGCCGCGGTGAAAATCTGTCTGGAGCAGTTTGAGAAAGTGAAGGATTTGATTGGTGATTTTGATGCGGAAACCGTCAATGCAATGTCATCTATGGACCGAATGAAATGGTCCAACAGCAAAGTGAACAGCCTTTTAAAATCTGATGGCATCACCGATGCTTTTTTGCTCGAAGAGCGAAAGTTGGCAGAGCTGGTGGCAATGACCAGTTCAGATTCGCGTATCTGGGAGATACAGGAAGAGCTGGCTATCATTCAGAAGATCAGGAAGCTAATCAGGAAAATCAAGTTCCCTCCCGGTCCGCGCAGGGAAAAGAACGAAAAGATAAAAGACCTGATAAGCAAATCCCTGGAATCGCAGGAAATTGTAGACCTGGCAAAAATGTACAACCTGGATAAGATCGATATTTCCATAGTAGACGATAGATTCCAGGCCATTGTAAAGGAAAAAGGCGACGAGAACATCAAAGTGGAATTACTGCGCAGGATCATTAACGACGAGATTCGGGTGCGAATGCCAAAGAACATCCGCCGGATGCGAAAGCTAAAGGATGAACTGGAAAAGGTTCTTGGCAATTATCACAAGAACAGCCTGGATTCCATAGCTGCAATAAAGCACTTACTCGATCTCGCAAATGAATTTCAACAGGATGACATCCGTACTAAACAACTTGGTTTAACAGAGGACGAACTCGCTTTCTATGACCTGTTATCGGCTAATGAAAAGCTCCTCAACCAAACCGGCCCCATCCAGGACCTGGTGCATACAGTGGTAGCCTCCGTCAAGAAAAACCTCCAGCTCGACTGGACCAAAAAAGAAGACGCTCGGGCTGCTATTCGCCTGGCTGTGAAAAAGGAATTACGCGGCAAAGTGCCGTTTTCTGAATTGGATAATTTGCTTAAGGAGGTGATTGAACAGGCCGAGGGTCAGTATGGGGATTGGCCGTTGGAGGCGCAGGGGTAACCTAGAGAAGGTTGAAATGAAGTACAATTTTTGAAAAGTAAAAAATGGAAAATAAATTATGGATGGTTAGGTCTGGCGAAAGCGGATATCTCTTTGAGAAGTTTATGGAACAAAATATTGTCGCCATAGGATGGAATGAAATTGGTGATATCTCCAAAAAACTAAATCTAGAAGATTTAAAGCATAAAATTCAAACCGGTTATCCTAATTATAAAGTAAGCCAGGTCAATAATTTTGCCGGTCAAATTTTTAGGTTTAAGAATGAGTTTCAAAAAGGAGATAATGTGATCACTTATAATCCTGAAACCCGACAGTACACTTTAGGCAAAATAACTTCAGATTATAAATATTCTGCTGACAAAGAATTTAACCATTACCGGGAGGTAGCCTGGGAAAAAACTATCCCAAGGGATAATTTAAGTACTAAGACTAAAAATACTCTAGGTTCCGTTTTAACTATTTTTAAAATAACCGGAAATGCCTGGGAAGAAATCTTAGGTAAAACCAGGGTTGCAACTTCTAGTGCAAGTATAGAAGATGATGCAGAGGAGGAAGTTGAAGAAACTCTGGATTTACTAAAAGAGAATTTTGAAGCTAAATCCCACGAGTTTATAAAAGACAAAGTGCAGGCTTTGGACTGGGAAGAAATGGAGGAGTTAATAGCCGGTATTTTAAGAGGAATGGGATATAAAACAATCTTGACTCCTAAAGGACCGGATAGAGGAGTAGATATTATGGCATCACCAGACGGACTAGGGTTGGAAAATCCCAGAATAAAAGTAGAAGTAAAACATCGGCAAAATTCCATGGGAGCTTCTGAAATCAGGAATTTCATAGGAGGGCTTAGACCAAATGATAAGGGACTTTATGTTTCAACCGGAGGCTTTTCAAAAGATGCTAAATACGAAGCAGAACGATCTAATAACCCGTTAACACTAATTGATCTTGATTTGTTGGTGCATCTTATTGTGCAACATTATGATCAGTTTGACCCTGGAACCAGATCGCTTATACCATTAAAACGAATTTACTGGCCGGTTTAAATTTTTTAGAAATGGATAATTTAATTAAAAAAGCCAAGCGGCAATAAATTTAATCATATGAGAAATCAGCTAACCTCTTTATTGTTTTTCCTCACTGTTGTTTCTTGCGGCACATCTAAAAATTGGGAAAGTGAACAGGGTAAAAATTCGTTTTCCGCATCCTTTGAGGATTTCAACAGTAGTGAAAAAATTGAAATCGAAGAGGATTCCAATAAGGTCGTTTACCTGAGTTATTTAACCGAACATAAGGAAGGGGATTTTACATTTAAAATCAACAGAGATGATTTTAAATATGAGAATAGCAAAATTGTTCATCTTAAAACAGATTTGAAGAAACCTTTGCAAATGCGGATAAAAGGATCTTCAGCAAAAGGAAATTTTAAAATAGAATATCCCACCTATAAAAAGAAAGAAATTAAGGTACTTTACAATGCCAATTTTGAATTATTAAGCCTTGCCTATTTCCTATCCAATATGTACGAGGACTTAAATGACAACAATAATTCTTTCGTTTATGATGGCAAAGAGGTAAGCGTTAAAGACTTATTTGCTTTAAATCTAAAAATTGGAAACCGATTCGAAAATCATTTAGATTCTGAAAATTTAAAAATTTTAAATGAGTTTTTTCAAAAGCATTGGTATCTAGAGTATACAAACTTTGTTTTGCTTTTAACTGAGTTTCCAAATACAGAAATCCCAGAAAAGTCATCTTCTCAAGAGTTATTTACTTCAGATCAGGAAAAAGAAAGATTTATTTTAGCTCTAAATAACTTTCATAAAGAAATAAAATTTGAAGAGTATTTAGAAGAATATGAGGCATACTACAGTAAAATGATTGAAGAGGTAGAGAACAATTTACCTAATGAAGGTTTTATAACCGAAATGGAACATTTGTATGATAAAGAAGCAAATGCTTACTTTTTAAATGCCAGTTTAACTATGCCCTTTAGTCAGGGTTATGCCCTATCTCGAGATAGAAATATTGGATATGTTTTTGGTTCATTAAGCTTACCCACAGAATTAGAAGATATTGATAAATTATCGCTTGGTTATGCAAATTCAAAGCAGTTAAGAAATCTTTCTGTTCATGAGTTTGGTCATTCATTTGTAAATCCGGTTATCGATAATATCCAGGATTCTATAATTAGTAAAAAAGACTTCCTTTTTGAGCCTATAAAAAGGGAAATGTCTGATCAGGCATACTCAAGTTGGAAGATCGCTTTGTACGAACATTTTGTAAGGGCAGGCGAGATTTTTATCGCCAGACAACTAGGAGATCAAGATACTGCAAACAAACTTTCAAAAGATTATATCGAAAACAGGCATTTTATATACTTAGACCCAATAGTTGCTAGCTTGGAAAACTGGTATACCAATGAATATTTCGATAAAACATACCAGGAATTCGTAAAAGAAACCATTGAAAGATTAACGATTGAAGCATCAATCGTAGATAATAATGATTAATAGGATATAGAAGATTTCTCCTTTTATTTTTCTTGTGGATTCAACCTAAAGGAATAGAAAGATCAACCTACCGTTACGTTTGAAAAGTAGATGTCTTTTTTGAAAAGTGGCTCGGATTCTGTTTACGAATTTAAGTATGCAGAAAAAGTTAGGTAAACTAAAATGCTATTTATTCTTTCCTAATCAGTATATGTTCATTATATTTGAGTGTTCATTGTCACTGAACAACAAACAAAAATGAACACGAAGAGCAATGTATAAGAATAATGACTTTATTTACGAGGCTGCTTCTAAGCTTGACGAACTTAGCAAAGTTTTTATCCAGGTAGATTCCAATCGGCCTAACGAAGTACTTTTGACTGTGCATAATACAAAGTTCGTCGTAGAGCATAGATCTGCTGTTAGAACCTCTAATCAAGGCCTTATCCTATCTCAGCTAGAGGATCTGAAAAACAATAATAGCAAACCCATTATTTTAATTGCTGAATATATTTCAAAACAAGCCACCCAGGAACTTAAAAAACGAGGCATAAACTATATTGATGTTGCAGGTAATGCATTTATTAAACATCAAGACCTGGCCATTTTCGTAGAAGGGCAGAAAAACACCAAAAAAAATAAAATGAATCAATCCCGGGCTTTTCAGGAAGCAGGGTTAAAAATTATTTTTCATTTATTAAATAAACCGGAAAACCTTCAGGACTCTTACAGAAGAATAGCGGAGCAGGCCGATGTGTCTGTAGGTTCAGTAAGTAACGTAATGGCTGAACTTGAAGAACTAAATTACATCCTAAAAACAAGTAACAAACGGATTCTTAAAAATAAAACTGAACTGCTAGAGCGATGGGTGGTGGATTTTAATGCTAATCTAAAGCCTAGAATTCTAAGAAAACGGATGCGATTTATAGACAAAGAACGATTAAAAAACTGGCGTAGTCTCGAACTATATTCTGAAAATGGGTCCATTCTTTGGGGAGGAGAGCCAGGAGGGGCACTTCTTACAGATAATTTAAGGCCTGAACAATTTATCGTATTTACAGATTTGGAACTTTCTAAAGTTGCAAAAAAACTTGGCTTAGTCCCAAACGAGACCGGAACTGTTGAAGTTTTACAAAAATTTTGGAAAGGTAATGATACCACCAGCAAAACAGCTCCCGCACTTTTAGTGTATGCCGATTTAATAAACAGTGGTTATGGAAGAAATATCGAGATCGCAAAAAAGATACTAGCGAATGAGCTACAACATATCCAGTGAAAAATTTACGCATCCACTGTTAAAACCGATTTTATTGGAACTGACCGGATATTTTAAAGAAGCCGGTATTTCCTTTTTTGTGATAGGTGCCACTGCACGTGATATTATTATGGAATTACACAATGCGCAGTCCGGCCGACTAACCTATGATCTTGATATTGCCATTGCGGTAAACAATTGGGAACAATGGGTAAGTTTAGAAAAAGAACTCGTAAAGCTTAAAAATTTCACCAAGGATAAAGACCAAAAACAACGCTTTATCTATAAAGGTAAGTTTGAATTAGATATTGTGCCTTTTGGAGAAATAATAAAAAAAGACCACAAAATATTCTGGCCACCTGATGAGGAGATGGCTATGTCGGTATTAGGTTTTAAAGCCGCAGCTGAAGCTGCTTTACCGGTTCGTATAGATGATGATACCGAAATCAGGATTGCGACACTTAGTGGAATTTTCATCTTGAAATTGATCGCCTGGAAAGATCGTCACCAGTATAACAATAAGGATGCAGATGACATAGGATTTATTTTAGGAAACTATTTATCTATTTATGAACAAAGGGCTGCTACCAATTATTACGATGAAGTATATGGTCAGGAATTTTTTAATAACACAACTGCAGGGTCCGTTCTTTTAGGAATAGATATCAGAGAATTATTAGAAAAGCATTCAGAAACGCTGGCATCCATCCGGGAAATCTTGCAAGTAGAAATCGATAAAAGAGAAGAAAGTAAACTTATAAATCAAGTTTTAGAAACCCATGGGTCATTCTATTATGAAGAGTTGCTGCAAAGCTTTCAAAAGCTCGTTAATGGATTTAGATCTACAAAATAACCCTAATTTCATTACATAAAAAATGAATTGTTACCCCTATTTTGTTACAAACCAGCTGATCTAATTTACCTAAGATCAAATTCAAAATAGTTAATATTCAGTTAAAGGTGTCTAATTCGGGGGCACTCTAAAATAACCTATTCGAAAGGCTTTGTAAATGCGGAGTAAAAGCGATTTAAAGCACTCCCGCCTCGAGTACTTTTAATGAATCAAATAACATCAAAACCCCGTAAAACGCACTGTTTACGGGGTTTTTTAATTAACATCAAGTCTATTTTCAATTTCAGATTCTACTTTCAAAGTTTCAGAACTATCCTGGATTGTCCCTTTTTCCAATTTCCAGTAAATAATGGAGTTGCACAGGTTATTCATTGCAGAGTGGCTATGCCGTATAACATTGGTCAAGGTAGATACTGGTACTGCTTTTTTTCCTAGTTAAATTCTCGTAGAGATAGCTTATTGTTTTATTCTAAAACCTTTATTTTTAGTTGATCACTTTTCTGGGTAATTAACCTGCTGTAAACATTTTTATATTTAGCACTGTATCTTTTAAAACGTAAACCCATCATCTTCACGCAAAGCCCTAAACTATCAAGTTTAAGGCTTTCTTTATTTAAAAAACTAATTATCCTGCCTGCCTTTCAAGTGCGAGGTAGTGCGTGGTATTTTGAGTTATTAATGGAATCACACTAATCTCACATTTATAAAGTGTTTGGTCTTTTTTATAATTTACCAAAACCTCTGTAAAAGGTTCTTCGCGCGACAATTTCTGTCTAATTCGGCTTAAAGCAGCTTGGTCGGTTTCCTTTCCTTGTAAAAAATGAGGTGTTTTATCTAAAACAAACCTGCTACTATACCCTGTCATTTCACTAAAACCTTCACTTACCCATTGAATTTTAGCTTGCTTATTGGTTAAAACCAAAGCATCAAAGGTTTTATCTTTAAATATAACATCCAGGTCATTATTCCAGTTAAACTTCTGCGCTATTTTTTTGAAAGCATCAATAGCATTGTTTTGTTTAATAGACGACAACTGCCGGGAATAAAAATCATTGTAAATATCCCAGCTACGAAGTGGCATTAGCTTTAAATCTGAAACTGTTATTTCATCTTCAATTTCCTTGAATTCTTCCATGCTTAGTGAGGATAGATAAATATCGAGACTCTGCATATTCATAAGGTTCTTCTTCATAATTATTCATTTTATCATTAACCCAAATCAGATTATGTTCTTTGAGCCAGCTATTAAAGAATTTTCAAAGCTTGCATAACGAGCAAAACTACTCAAAATGTCATTCAACATCATTTAAACCAACGTTAATGTTTGAGGTTCCACCTTAAAACTTAGACGTATTATAAAATGAAAATTTGAACATACTGCGAGCATAAGTTAATTTCCAGTATAAAGACGCCTGTCTTATACTGAATACAGGGAATCTAAATGCTTTTGCAATTTTGGGAATAAGTTGTACTTTCGGGTTTTTCTAATAATTTAGATATGTCTCAATTCTGGCTGTACTTTAGATTAGGTCTGGAACACGTTCTGGACTGGCAGGCTTACGATCATATTTTATTTTTGATTGTTCTGGTAGCCGCTTACAGTTTTAGCAGCTGGAAAAAAATTCTCTGGCTGGTAACTTTATTTACCATTGGCCATACCCTGGCTCTATTTCTTTCGGTTTATGATATCGTAAAAGTAGATCCTGCATGGGTAGAATTGCTCATTCCCGTTACTATAATACTTACCGCGCTCTACAATATTGTTACCGCGAGTAAAAAGGAGCGTAATAAAAACCATAATCCGTTGTATTTCACTACTGTCTTTTTTGGATTAATCCACGGACTTGGTTTTTCTAGCTATTTTAAAATGGTTGCTGCAAATACCGAAAGTAAATTGCTACCCCTCCTCGAATTTGCCCTCGGGATAGAAACCGCCCAGGTAATTGCAGTAATCGCCGTAATGATTATTGGTTTTATTGCTCAAAATATCTTCTCGGTATCTAAAAGAGACTGGGTATTAGTAACTTCGGCAATTGTAATTGGTATTATTTTACCAATTCTTCAGGAAAATTTTCAGGCGATTTAATAAATTAGTCATTTAAAAATAAGGCAAAATCTTTATGCCTAAAAAGCCGGAATATACCGCTCATGGATAAGAAGAAACAATTAAAATACGATAAGGCTTATTTAAGGATTGCTCGTGAATGGAGTAAGTTATCCCATTGTAAAAGGAAACAGGTTGGCGCAGTTATTGTAAAAGATAGAATGATAATTTCTGATGGTTACAACGGCACACCTACAGGGTTTGAGAACTATTGTGAAGATGACGAAGGATACACCAAATGGTATGTATTACACGCTGAAGCTAATGCTATTCTAAAAGTTGCAGGTTCTACCCAATCCTGTAATGGCGCTACACTCTATATCACGATGTCACCCTGCAAAGAATGCAGTAAATTAATTCACCAGGCCGGTATTACCCGGTTAGTTTATCATATAGATTATAAAGATAATTCGGGACTGGATTTTCTTAAAAAAGCCGGAGTAGAACTTGAAATGATAAAGGATTTAGAAGATTGAATACCAGGCAAAAAATATTAATTCCCATTCTTCTAGCAACAGCTTGCGCCGCCGGCGTATTGTTGGGCGGTAAATTGGATTTTTCATCTTCTGATGCTTTATTTTCTTCAAATCCTAAAAAACAAAAACTCAACAGACTTATAGATTACATTGATTATGAATATGTAGACGATGTAAATACCGATAGTATTGTAGATCTTACGGTAAATAGAATTCTGGAAAATTTAGATCCACACTCGGTATATATTCCGAAGGAAGAATATGCCGGGGTGGTAGAAAATATGCAGGGTGATTTTGTAGGAATTGGAGTAAGTTTTTATAGTATTAATGATACTGTAGTAGTAATTCAAGCTCTGGAAGGGGGACCCAGTGAAAAAATAGGAATCAGGGGCGGTGACCGAATTCTTTATGCTGATGGAACCCCGCTTTTTAACAATAATATTAGCAACGATTCTTTAACTAAACACCTTAAAGGAGAAGAAGATTCCCGGGTGACACTTAAGGTTAAAAGAAAAGGAATAAAAGATTTGCTCACCTTCAAAGTAAAGCGAGGTCGTGTGCCCTTAAAGAGTGTAGATGCAGCCTATATGTTATCTTCAGATTTAGGATATATCAAGATAAATCGTTTTGCCGAAACAACATATAAAGAATTTCAAAACGCACTAAAAGAGCTCAAAAATCAGGGAGCAAATCAAATAGCTTTAGATCTTAGAGACAATCCCGGAGGTTACCTTTCAGAAGCTATTAAAATTGTAGATGAATTTCTGGAAGACGAAAAGCTTATTCTCTACACCAAAAATAAGAGTGGCGCTGTAGAAGAAACTTTTTCCAGGCGTAAAGGTCTTTTAGAAAAAGGAGGTCTTTTCGTACTTATTAATGAGAATTCGGCTTCGGCAAGTGAGGTTGTAGCCGGGGCACT contains the following coding sequences:
- a CDS encoding dCMP deaminase family protein, whose translation is MDKKKQLKYDKAYLRIAREWSKLSHCKRKQVGAVIVKDRMIISDGYNGTPTGFENYCEDDEGYTKWYVLHAEANAILKVAGSTQSCNGATLYITMSPCKECSKLIHQAGITRLVYHIDYKDNSGLDFLKKAGVELEMIKDLED
- a CDS encoding PAS domain-containing protein, whose protein sequence is MKKNLMNMQSLDIYLSSLSMEEFKEIEDEITVSDLKLMPLRSWDIYNDFYSRQLSSIKQNNAIDAFKKIAQKFNWNNDLDVIFKDKTFDALVLTNKQAKIQWVSEGFSEMTGYSSRFVLDKTPHFLQGKETDQAALSRIRQKLSREEPFTEVLVNYKKDQTLYKCEISVIPLITQNTTHYLALERQAG
- a CDS encoding HupE/UreJ family protein, whose protein sequence is MSQFWLYFRLGLEHVLDWQAYDHILFLIVLVAAYSFSSWKKILWLVTLFTIGHTLALFLSVYDIVKVDPAWVELLIPVTIILTALYNIVTASKKERNKNHNPLYFTTVFFGLIHGLGFSSYFKMVAANTESKLLPLLEFALGIETAQVIAVIAVMIIGFIAQNIFSVSKRDWVLVTSAIVIGIILPILQENFQAI
- a CDS encoding DUF4932 domain-containing protein — protein: MRNQLTSLLFFLTVVSCGTSKNWESEQGKNSFSASFEDFNSSEKIEIEEDSNKVVYLSYLTEHKEGDFTFKINRDDFKYENSKIVHLKTDLKKPLQMRIKGSSAKGNFKIEYPTYKKKEIKVLYNANFELLSLAYFLSNMYEDLNDNNNSFVYDGKEVSVKDLFALNLKIGNRFENHLDSENLKILNEFFQKHWYLEYTNFVLLLTEFPNTEIPEKSSSQELFTSDQEKERFILALNNFHKEIKFEEYLEEYEAYYSKMIEEVENNLPNEGFITEMEHLYDKEANAYFLNASLTMPFSQGYALSRDRNIGYVFGSLSLPTELEDIDKLSLGYANSKQLRNLSVHEFGHSFVNPVIDNIQDSIISKKDFLFEPIKREMSDQAYSSWKIALYEHFVRAGEIFIARQLGDQDTANKLSKDYIENRHFIYLDPIVASLENWYTNEYFDKTYQEFVKETIERLTIEASIVDNND
- a CDS encoding restriction endonuclease; protein product: MENKLWMVRSGESGYLFEKFMEQNIVAIGWNEIGDISKKLNLEDLKHKIQTGYPNYKVSQVNNFAGQIFRFKNEFQKGDNVITYNPETRQYTLGKITSDYKYSADKEFNHYREVAWEKTIPRDNLSTKTKNTLGSVLTIFKITGNAWEEILGKTRVATSSASIEDDAEEEVEETLDLLKENFEAKSHEFIKDKVQALDWEEMEELIAGILRGMGYKTILTPKGPDRGVDIMASPDGLGLENPRIKVEVKHRQNSMGASEIRNFIGGLRPNDKGLYVSTGGFSKDAKYEAERSNNPLTLIDLDLLVHLIVQHYDQFDPGTRSLIPLKRIYWPV
- a CDS encoding type IV toxin-antitoxin system AbiEi family antitoxin, producing the protein MYKNNDFIYEAASKLDELSKVFIQVDSNRPNEVLLTVHNTKFVVEHRSAVRTSNQGLILSQLEDLKNNNSKPIILIAEYISKQATQELKKRGINYIDVAGNAFIKHQDLAIFVEGQKNTKKNKMNQSRAFQEAGLKIIFHLLNKPENLQDSYRRIAEQADVSVGSVSNVMAELEELNYILKTSNKRILKNKTELLERWVVDFNANLKPRILRKRMRFIDKERLKNWRSLELYSENGSILWGGEPGGALLTDNLRPEQFIVFTDLELSKVAKKLGLVPNETGTVEVLQKFWKGNDTTSKTAPALLVYADLINSGYGRNIEIAKKILANELQHIQ
- a CDS encoding type I restriction endonuclease subunit R; the encoded protein is MTQMIEITVQKAAIECLQELGYTYKEGNSLQRDLKKVVLEEDLREFLVSSYPGVPATTINEALSAFTQHQGMDLDHRNRDFHRKLTQGISVSWKDKTGKELAKHIYPINYLEPEQNQFICSDEVKVIGKNSRRADLVIFINGLPLIVFEFKNMFDAEIGVDNAHRQIGHYLQDIPQLFDYNAITVVSDGLETLHGMYNSSLKWFAPWKSLHGDDLQQKQELQLETLLKGLFPKKTLLNYLQNFIFHEDHNGKIIKKGAKYHQYWGIKKAVDSAVENIKPTGDGRLGVIWHTQGSGKSISMAILTGILRQMPEMKNPTILIQVDRNDLDQQLYENFVLCKDLVGHVQHADTTDELRALLSTDGGGVIFTTIEKFRLKELASGKELSHPVLSERYNLIVMADEAHRTQYGFHSGGFAQNIRRALPNASFIGFTGTPVDGKDADTQQVFGPTIHTYDIKQAVEDGATVPIYYEPKMVPLNIKAKYDKELDEMEEDEDEENNAVWAAIEDAAGAADRVERVAKDILTHFKARTESLEGKAMIVCMSRKNCVKMYNALSALKGCPEIAVIMTGNISKDPTDWNPHIRTKDAMEAVKKRFRTPEDPLQIVIVRDMWLTGFDAPCAHTMYVDKIMKGHNLMQAIARVNRVFEDKPNGLVVDFIGISGFLAEATKKYTAGGGEGKPTLDLEAAVKICLEQFEKVKDLIGDFDAETVNAMSSMDRMKWSNSKVNSLLKSDGITDAFLLEERKLAELVAMTSSDSRIWEIQEELAIIQKIRKLIRKIKFPPGPRREKNEKIKDLISKSLESQEIVDLAKMYNLDKIDISIVDDRFQAIVKEKGDENIKVELLRRIINDEIRVRMPKNIRRMRKLKDELEKVLGNYHKNSLDSIAAIKHLLDLANEFQQDDIRTKQLGLTEDELAFYDLLSANEKLLNQTGPIQDLVHTVVASVKKNLQLDWTKKEDARAAIRLAVKKELRGKVPFSELDNLLKEVIEQAEGQYGDWPLEAQG
- a CDS encoding S41 family peptidase, with protein sequence MNTRQKILIPILLATACAAGVLLGGKLDFSSSDALFSSNPKKQKLNRLIDYIDYEYVDDVNTDSIVDLTVNRILENLDPHSVYIPKEEYAGVVENMQGDFVGIGVSFYSINDTVVVIQALEGGPSEKIGIRGGDRILYADGTPLFNNNISNDSLTKHLKGEEDSRVTLKVKRKGIKDLLTFKVKRGRVPLKSVDAAYMLSSDLGYIKINRFAETTYKEFQNALKELKNQGANQIALDLRDNPGGYLSEAIKIVDEFLEDEKLILYTKNKSGAVEETFSRRKGLLEKGGLFVLINENSASASEVVAGALQDNDRGTIVGRRSYGKGLVQREMDLGDGSAVRLTIARYYTPTGRSIQKPYDNGNESYFKDYMRRYKNGELNSADSINVDDSLRYETPAGKVVYGGGGIIPDIFIPQDSDNERNNIRLLLHGGYMSRFVFSILEENRSFYNNVKLQNFEDEVKISDQMVRDFIRFVGDGNIRLSVNEEKPLLKQYLKAVIAQQLFGTTAFEKLVNENDPTVKKVLELSQKNE
- a CDS encoding nucleotidyl transferase AbiEii/AbiGii toxin family protein, which translates into the protein MSYNISSEKFTHPLLKPILLELTGYFKEAGISFFVIGATARDIIMELHNAQSGRLTYDLDIAIAVNNWEQWVSLEKELVKLKNFTKDKDQKQRFIYKGKFELDIVPFGEIIKKDHKIFWPPDEEMAMSVLGFKAAAEAALPVRIDDDTEIRIATLSGIFILKLIAWKDRHQYNNKDADDIGFILGNYLSIYEQRAATNYYDEVYGQEFFNNTTAGSVLLGIDIRELLEKHSETLASIREILQVEIDKREESKLINQVLETHGSFYYEELLQSFQKLVNGFRSTK